The Caviibacter abscessus genome window below encodes:
- a CDS encoding YlxR family protein, translating to MKSKHIPIRTCIYTKKRANKYEMIRVVMENGIYVLDKEMKKQSRGKYIYPCEKLKELIYKNKKYNLSDQVKEEILSYMLEKGGDFGGK from the coding sequence ATGAAGAGTAAACATATACCTATTAGAACTTGTATATATACAAAAAAGAGAGCTAATAAGTATGAAATGATAAGAGTAGTTATGGAAAATGGTATATATGTTCTTGATAAAGAAATGAAAAAACAATCAAGAGGCAAATATATATATCCTTGTGAAAAATTAAAAGAGCTTATATATAAAAATAAAAAATATAATCTCTCTGATCAGGTAAAAGAAGAAATTCTAAGTTACATGTTAGAAAAAGGTGGTGATTTTGGTGGGAAATAG